One stretch of Meriones unguiculatus strain TT.TT164.6M chromosome 7, Bangor_MerUng_6.1, whole genome shotgun sequence DNA includes these proteins:
- the LOC110565936 gene encoding olfactory receptor 4C15-like — MKNQSCVTEFIFLGLSQNSKVEKVLFVVFLMIYLATIGGNMIIVVTIIYSPALLASPMYFFLIFLSFLDACTSSTVTPKMIVDFFYERKTISFGCCMTQLFAVHFFTGMEVILLSAMAYDRYVAICKPLHYSSIMNWKLCGNLVMVAWTGGFLHSIIQIIFTLQLPFCGPNIIDHYMCDLFPLLKLACTDTYIFVILVFANSGSICIIIFSILLVSYGVILYSLRAHSSEGKFKALSTCGSHITVVFFFFVPCILTYARPTSAFSFEKNAVVFTTVLTPLLNPMVYTFRNNKMKNSITKLWNKLIVSDKY; from the coding sequence ATGAAAAACCAGAGctgtgtcactgagttcatattcctGGGGCTTTCACAGAACTCAAAAGTTGAGAAAGTACTATTTGTTGTATTTTTGATGATCTACCTTGCAACTATTGGAGGCAACATGATAATTGTGGTGACCATCATCTACAGCCCTGCACTACTTGCTTCCCCCATGTACTTCTTCTTGATATTCCTGTCCTTCCTGGATGCATGCACCTCTTCTACTGTAACACCAAAGATGATTGTAGACTTCTTCTATGAGAGAAAGACCATTTCCTTTGGCTGTTGCATGACTCAACTGTTTGCTGTCCACTTCTTCACTGGAATGGAGGTGATTCTCTTGTCAgccatggcctatgaccgctatgtaGCCATTTGCAAGCCCCTTCACTACTCTTCCATCATGAACTGGAAGCTCTGTGGCAATCTTGTGATGGTGGCCTGGACAGGAGGCTTCTTGCATTCTATCATACAAATTATCTTCACTTTGCAGCTGCCCTTCTGTGGACCCAATATTATTGATCACTACATGTGTGACTTGTTCCCATTGCTGAAGCTTGCCTGCACTGACACATACATATTTGTCATTTTGGTGTTTGCCAACAGTGGGTCTATATGCATCATAATCTTCTCTATTTTGCTTGTCTCATATGGTGTCATCTTGTACTCTTTGAGAGCTCACAGCTCTGAAGGGAAATTTAAAGCTCTCTCCACCTGTGGATCCCACAttactgttgtgttttttttctttgttccatgCATATTAACATATGCAAGGCCTACATCTGCATTCTCCTTTGAGAAAAATGCTGTTGTGTTTACCACAGTCTTGACACCATTGCTCAATCCTATGGTTTACACTTTCAGGAATAACAAAATGAAGAACTCAATCACAAAATTGTGGAATAAACTGATAGTTTCtgacaaatattaa